A DNA window from Brassica napus cultivar Da-Ae chromosome A4, Da-Ae, whole genome shotgun sequence contains the following coding sequences:
- the LOC106448331 gene encoding F-box/LRR-repeat protein 7-like, with protein MEEILFDEILHEIFTRLPSSSSSLPTFESVPLVSKRWLRLYRASKTSMSLRVNPHDSSVITFLPSILHNHPSLSSLCFVSDPKTPILFPSAAESNFNDHLISIVSSCCFNLRKLCFLVNPLSPSSLLPLSTSSLSLTSLSLKLLGPVSFNWVGSFPSLKDLSVDVCSRNSSDSLTGSNPNLDVVELGLESVSLTGIQSDDTGVTWLWRRCRKLKKLCLKSCGTIGETELFALCLKNVEEIELRTCRSIADVVLLKVSEICESLNSLLIYDGGNKDGLVHFMNNSRCSDSLKTLDLRLPMDLMDEHLVSLAANFKSLSTLRLTSCYFVTGHGLKVLALSFSSSLEEISLRSCDAVEREPGLLATLGQHLGRLRKLELSFNEWLYDKEVVSMLASCSGLVELDLRGCKNLTGSVLVSLNKSCVKLRSLDIASCRLIQAGEVEAFVMKSQRLKKIVVEENKITEAAMKWASSKLIDVVALDSDVPW; from the coding sequence ATGGAGGAAATACTATTCGATGAGATTCTCCACGAGATATTTACGAGATTGCCatcatcgtcttcttcgttACCTACTTTCGAATCAGTTCCTCTGGTCTCCAAGCGATGGCTTCGTCTCTACAGAGCCTCGAAGACTTCCATGTCCTTACGAGTCAACCCTCACGACAGCTCGGTAATTACCTTTTTACCCTCCATCCTCCATAACcatccttctctctcttccctCTGCTTCGTCTCCGACCCCAAAACTCCGATCCTATTCCCCTCTGCTGCGGAATCTAACTTCAACGATCATCTCATCTCGATCGTCTCTTCTTGCTGCTTCAACCTCCGAAAGCTCTGTTTCTTGGTCAATCCACTTTCTCCATCTTCCTTGCTTCCTCTCTCTACTTCCTCCTTGTCtctcacttctctctctcttaaacTGTTGGGACCCGTTTCCTTCAACTGGGTTGGTTCGTTTCCTTCTCTCAAGGACTTATCGGTCGACGTCTGCTCGAGAAACTCTTCAGATTCCTTAACCGGGTCAAACCCAAACCTTGATGTTGTGGAATTGGGTTTGGAGTCGGTTTCGTTAACCGGAATCCAGTCAGACGATACCGGAGTCACCTGGTTGTGGAGGAGATGCAGAAAGCTAAAGAAACTGTGTCTGAAATCATGTGGAACCATCGGAGAAACAGAGCTCTTCGCTTTGTGTCTGAAGAATGTCGAAGAGATTGAGCTTAGGACGTGTAGGAGTATTGCTGACGTGGTCCTGCTGAAAGTTTCAGAGATTTGTGAATCTCTTAATTCTCTGTTGATCTACGACGGTGGGAACAAAGACGGTTTAGTTCATTTCATGAACAATTCTAGATGCAGTGATAGTTTGAAGACGTTAGATTTGCGTCTACCTATGGATTTGATGGACGAGCATCTCGTCTCCCTCGCTGCGAATTTCAAATCTTTATCTACTCTAAGGCTTACGAGCTGTTACTTTGTGACTGGTCACGGTCTAAAGGTGTTAGCTTTAAGCTTTAGTTCGAGTCTTGAAGAGATTTCTTTGCGTAGCTGCGACGCGGTTGAGAGAGAACCGGGTTTGTTGGCGACGTTAGGACAGCATTTGGGGAGGTTAAGGAAACTGGAGTTGTCTTTTAACGAGTGGTTATACGACAAGGAAGTCGTTTCGATGTTAGCTTCTTGCAGTGGTTTGGTTGAGTTGGATTTGAGAGGATGCAAGAACTTGACAGGTTCAGTATTGGTTTCTCTGAACAAAAGCTGTGTGAAGTTGAGGAGTTTAGACATTGCAAGCTGTCGATTGATTCAGGCTGGTGAAGTGGAGGCTTTTGTTATGAAGTCACAACGGTTGAAGAAGATTGTAGTTGAAGAGAACAAGATTACAGAGGCTGCCATGAAATGGGCTTCGAGTAAGTTAATTGACGTTGTTGCTCTTGATTCAGATGTTCCTTGGTAG